A genomic stretch from Streptomyces sp. QL37 includes:
- a CDS encoding non-ribosomal peptide synthetase, with the protein MIELSYAQRRLWFLDQLEGPSATYNVAVSLRLTGGVRVDALRAALADVVGRHESLRTLIDEHEGEPVQRILEDVAPELILDRVGREGLADALAQAAGYCFDLAGEIPIRAWLFELSADEHVLAVVLHHIAADGWSMAPLLRDLSVAYGARVDGGAPQFEELPGQYADYALWQREVLGSEDDPGSLVNEQLDYWRSALEGSPAELALPYDRPHPAVPSHVGRTVPFEVDADVHRGLLKLAREHDVTLFMVLNAALAVVLSRMGAGEDVPVGAPMAGRGDEALDDLVGFFVNTVVLRTDLSGDPSFVELLERVREVHLGAHAHEDVPFDRLVDALNLDRSASRQALFQVMLVLQNNSHGQLALPGVEVSYEPVELSVAKFDLTVHVTEDVDAHGEPVGLSGGMEYAVDVFDHDTADQLAQRLHQVLGNVLAAPGTPLSQLAVLLPGEGEVLESWQGAVTDAVGGTIPELFAVQVAATPDAVAVEFGDTVLTYAELDARANQVAHWLIEHGVRAESAVAVWMDRSAELVVALLGVAKAGGVYVPFHPEWPQDRRDLICERADAVLVVTEEDVAGTGHYPVTGPGISPLPEQLAYVMFTSGSTGEPKGVAVRQRDVAEFVRDEAFAGEAFERVLINSPHSFDLSTFEFWVPLLNGGRVVVAPPGRVDGQELAEVIASRGVTGLWLTSGLFAVMAEEHPECFAGVAQVWAGGDVVSPAAVRRVQAVCPGLVVVNGYGPTEATTFITHHRMDELAEDAADVPIGRPLDNMRVYVLDTGLGLVPPGVVGELYVAGSGVARGYVGRPGLTAERFVASPFRAGERLYRTGDLVRWDAEGRLVYAGRADEQVKIRGFRIELGEVESALAAHPDIAQVVAVAREAGAGRGKQLVGYVVPVAGAESIDPAVLREFVAERLPEYMVPAALVVLDALPLTANGKVNRRALPEPQFSGGEHRAPRTPLEKVLCGVFAEVLGVGSVGVDDSFFDLGGDSIVAIQLVSRARAAGVGFSPRDVFRWRAVEALAGVAQTASVGVVAEAVGESLGEVPSTPVMSLFAERGGPVDGFYQSMGARVPSGTQFPQVERSVQAVLDHHDALRMCAVLEGDRWELTVPAAGALRAGSILRRVDVAGLSRDAVAGVVVEERVAAQGRLVPADGVLVQAVWFDAGPAAEGLLLLVVHHLVVDGVSWRILVPDVEAALAAVVAGREVELAAVATSFRRWARQLAGEAEVRAGELALWQRVARTADPLLGARGLDPLVDVASSAGQLEVRLPVEVAGPLLGAVASAFRGEVNDVLLTGLSRAVNRWRGTDGPVLVDLEGHGREEVAAGLDVTRTVGWFTTVYPVSLEPGLGDVGSSVKRVKEQLREIPDKGIGYGLLRYCNEQTAPELAGSSPQIGFNYLGRFQTGAHSEGALTQAAGLSFGTDAGMPLAHVVEVNALAEDSGEGPELRAVWSWAGELLSEERVAELAQAWFEELTALVQAVTEGAAGGRTPSDFPLVKLEQAEIEALESELAVAGIGLGDIHSLSPLQEGLAFHAGYDQDQADVYVAQWVLALTGVVDAGRLRDAMGALLDRHANLRSGFRQSVVGAAYQVVPAGVEVPFRVVDVSGAADAEAAVRELAEEERACPFSLDEPPLLRLVLAKLGESRYRLVFTNHHILLDGWSMPVLFGELFTLYRQGSGGLAAVRPYRDYLSWLAGADRGAAEAAWREALEGIGEPTLVAPAYRQAASRVPARLYAGLGEAASAALSGLAREWGVTVNTLVQAAWGVLIAGVTGRSDVVFGAVVSGRPAELPGVESMVGLFINTLPVRVRLERGDSLAGLVRRLQDEQAGLLPHHHLGLTEIQQLISTGQLFDTLTVYENFPLDDMGSTGAGTSSDPHERDLQTSIVGGLDAAHYPLALAAAMPTGDNLQLRLDYQEAAFTEVEAQKLFDRFRYLLQAFAAEPEAAVDGLDLLLPVERELLARWNDTGAEVPSGTLPELFAAQAARTPEAVAVVCGDSAVTYAELDAWSNRLARHLVGRGVGPGRFVASPFGDGRRMYRTGDLARWSASGELVYAGRADDQVKVRGIRIELGEVESALQAHPAVGKAVVIAREGQGAAGTQLVGYVVPAEGHAEEVGGRDLRGFVAERLPDYMVPAVVMLLDALPLMPNGKLDRASLPEPEFTGGIYRAPSTEQETVLCGLFAEILGRDTIGVDDSFFDLGGHSLLATRLTSRIRTALGVELGVRTVFEAPTVAGLAERLRGGGGARPALVATERPERLPLSYAQRRLWFLNEFEGPSAAYNIPIALRLTGEVDVDALRAALTDVVGRHESLRTLIAVDGAGVPYQQVLPKDEVCLELPSLTVAADDATDAVATVAAHEFDLSTQIPVRAALLELAAGEREEPKGPAQQILVVVVHHIAGDGESLAPLARDLVDAYTARRDGRAPQWADLPVQYADYALWQQRLLGDENDPESRLSAQFSYWQGELTGVPQSLRLPADRPRPAVASRRGDRVEFTIEPALLTGVENLARRRGATVSMVLQSALAVLLGRLGGGDDITIGSPIAGRMDEALADLVGFFANTWVLRADLSGDPTFEEVVDRVRDKALTAYDHQDVPFERLVELLNPERSTAHHPLFQVMFTWQNGTRPDFDLPGLHVGFEPVSAESAKFDLTFGLIEVDGPDGRCVYGSVEYATDLFDRATVGTVAERLVRVLRHVAAEPGVPVADVRLLDDTELRELTAPARQTVPVRDTVVSRFERQAGATPDAVAVTYEGVSLTYRELNERANRLARLLIERGAGPERFVALRMPRSEELVVAVLGVLKSGAAYVPIDPAYPAERIAYVLEDARPVLTVTPDVLAESAAHGTGDPGVEPAAAHPAYVIYTSGSTGKPKGVVVPHGNVVRLMDATDGWFASGPDDVWTLFHSYAFDFSVWELWGALLYGGRVVVVPYGTSRSPEDFLALLADEAVTMLSQTPSAFYQLMAADRERPELGDRLRLRTVVFGGEALDLGRLADWYARHPEDAPSLVNMYGTTETTVHITHVELDAAVAASASGSVVGVPIPDLAVYVLDERLRPTPAGVPGDLYVAGAGLARGYLNRPALTGERFVADPYGGPGERMYRTGDTGRRLPDGRLEHLGRSDEQVQLRGFRIEPGEIEAALLACPQVSQAAVVVREGRGSGGQQLVGYVVPTAAGADLDAVRAFVAGRLPDYMVPSALVVLDAIPLTPNGKLDRKALPEPQFTARTHRAPRDAREQALCAVFAEVLGLDRVGIDDDFFTIGGDSIRSIQIVARSRALGVEVSPREVFEHRTVAGLAEIAATREGTGGPVVLAELEGGGVGWSPLTPVERYLLELGGGYGRYQQSIVVELPDGIDADSLAATVAAVLDTHDVLRATLVLGDGGGLVMGAPGSVRAHDLIHRVPCDGRWGEEPWARLLEQEADAAAGRFDPVAGVLAQFVWFDPSDASGFSDAVGGGRLLIALHHLVVDGVSWRILLPDFAAAWEQVRAGEDPVLPGVVTSMRRWSHALAEEAVKPSRTAELPLWKAVLDGPDPLIGSRPVDPAADVMSTVDTVRVQLTAEVTEAVLTAVPSAFHGGVNDGLLAALALALAKWREGRGVSESSALIRLEGHGREEEVVPGADLSRTVGWFTSMFPVRLDVAGFEVDEALAGGPAAGGVLKAVKEQLLAIPDKGIGYGLLRHLNPDTAPQLAETGMGQIGFNYLGRFSATDMPENLRGLGWTQAPGAGALAAPDADMPVMAAVDVNAAVTDFSDGARLDAAFTSTAAMTGMSASGAASAPAPGAWVQPRPRRFSGMSVAEKRPR; encoded by the coding sequence GTGATCGAGTTGTCGTATGCGCAGCGTCGGCTGTGGTTCCTGGACCAGTTGGAGGGGCCCAGTGCGACGTACAACGTCGCGGTGTCGCTGCGGCTGACCGGTGGTGTGCGGGTTGATGCGTTGCGTGCGGCGCTGGCGGATGTCGTGGGCCGGCACGAGAGCCTGCGGACGCTCATCGACGAGCACGAGGGCGAGCCGGTGCAGCGCATCCTGGAGGATGTCGCTCCCGAGCTGATCCTTGACCGGGTGGGCCGTGAGGGTCTGGCGGATGCGCTCGCCCAGGCGGCGGGGTACTGCTTCGACCTGGCCGGTGAGATCCCGATACGCGCGTGGTTGTTCGAGCTCTCCGCGGACGAGCATGTGCTGGCGGTCGTGCTGCATCACATCGCGGCGGACGGCTGGTCGATGGCGCCGCTGCTGCGTGACCTGTCCGTCGCCTACGGGGCGCGGGTGGATGGTGGTGCGCCGCAGTTCGAGGAACTGCCCGGCCAGTACGCGGACTATGCGTTGTGGCAGCGGGAGGTGCTGGGTTCGGAGGACGACCCGGGCAGCCTCGTCAACGAACAACTCGACTACTGGCGTTCGGCGTTGGAGGGGTCTCCGGCTGAGCTTGCGTTGCCGTACGACCGGCCGCATCCCGCGGTGCCCTCGCATGTCGGGCGGACGGTTCCGTTCGAGGTGGACGCGGACGTGCACCGGGGTCTGCTGAAGCTGGCGCGTGAGCATGACGTGACCCTGTTCATGGTGCTCAACGCCGCTCTGGCGGTCGTCCTGTCGCGGATGGGCGCCGGTGAGGACGTGCCGGTGGGCGCGCCCATGGCCGGGCGCGGCGACGAGGCCCTGGACGATCTCGTCGGGTTCTTCGTGAACACCGTCGTGCTGCGTACGGATCTGTCGGGCGATCCGTCGTTCGTGGAGCTGTTGGAGCGGGTGCGTGAGGTGCATCTGGGTGCGCATGCGCATGAGGATGTGCCGTTCGACCGGCTGGTGGACGCGCTGAATCTGGACCGGTCGGCGTCCCGGCAGGCGCTGTTCCAGGTCATGCTGGTCCTGCAGAACAACAGCCACGGTCAACTCGCCCTCCCCGGCGTCGAAGTCTCCTATGAGCCGGTCGAGTTGAGTGTCGCCAAATTCGACCTGACCGTGCACGTCACCGAAGACGTCGACGCGCACGGCGAGCCGGTCGGGCTGAGCGGGGGCATGGAGTACGCCGTCGACGTCTTCGACCACGACACCGCCGACCAGCTCGCGCAACGCCTCCACCAGGTACTGGGCAACGTACTGGCTGCTCCCGGCACCCCCCTCTCCCAGCTCGCCGTTCTCCTCCCCGGTGAGGGTGAGGTACTGGAGTCCTGGCAGGGGGCGGTGACGGATGCGGTGGGGGGCACCATCCCGGAGCTGTTCGCTGTGCAGGTGGCGGCGACCCCGGACGCGGTGGCGGTCGAGTTCGGGGACACCGTTCTGACGTATGCGGAGCTGGACGCGCGGGCCAATCAGGTGGCGCACTGGCTGATCGAGCATGGTGTGCGGGCCGAGTCGGCGGTCGCCGTCTGGATGGACCGGTCGGCCGAGCTGGTCGTGGCGTTGCTGGGTGTGGCGAAGGCGGGTGGCGTGTATGTGCCGTTCCACCCGGAATGGCCGCAGGATCGCCGCGATCTGATCTGTGAGCGTGCGGACGCGGTTCTTGTGGTGACCGAGGAGGACGTGGCGGGCACGGGTCATTACCCGGTGACCGGTCCCGGGATTTCGCCGCTGCCGGAGCAGTTGGCGTATGTGATGTTCACGTCGGGGTCGACGGGTGAGCCCAAGGGCGTGGCGGTCCGGCAGCGTGACGTGGCTGAGTTCGTCCGGGACGAAGCCTTCGCGGGGGAGGCCTTCGAGCGGGTCCTGATCAACTCGCCGCACTCCTTCGACCTGTCGACGTTCGAGTTCTGGGTGCCGTTGCTGAACGGCGGCCGGGTTGTCGTGGCCCCGCCGGGGCGGGTGGACGGCCAGGAGCTGGCCGAGGTCATCGCCTCGCGTGGCGTGACCGGCCTGTGGCTAACGTCGGGCCTGTTCGCGGTGATGGCGGAGGAGCACCCGGAGTGCTTCGCCGGTGTTGCGCAGGTGTGGGCCGGCGGCGACGTGGTGTCACCGGCGGCGGTGCGCCGCGTCCAGGCGGTCTGTCCGGGCCTGGTCGTGGTGAATGGTTACGGCCCGACCGAGGCGACCACGTTCATCACGCATCACCGGATGGACGAGCTGGCTGAGGACGCCGCTGACGTACCGATCGGCCGTCCGCTGGACAACATGCGGGTGTACGTCCTGGACACCGGCCTGGGTCTGGTGCCGCCGGGTGTGGTCGGTGAGCTCTACGTCGCAGGATCGGGTGTGGCTCGTGGTTATGTGGGCCGGCCTGGATTGACGGCTGAGCGTTTCGTGGCGAGTCCGTTCCGTGCGGGTGAGCGCCTGTACCGGACCGGTGACCTGGTGCGTTGGGACGCTGAGGGCCGGCTGGTCTATGCGGGTCGTGCGGATGAGCAGGTCAAGATCCGCGGCTTCCGCATCGAGCTGGGCGAGGTGGAGTCTGCGCTGGCAGCCCACCCCGACATCGCCCAGGTGGTGGCCGTGGCCCGGGAAGCTGGCGCGGGCCGGGGCAAGCAGCTCGTCGGATACGTGGTTCCCGTGGCCGGCGCCGAGTCGATCGACCCGGCTGTTCTGCGGGAGTTTGTGGCGGAGCGGTTGCCGGAGTACATGGTTCCGGCAGCCCTCGTGGTGCTGGACGCGCTGCCGCTGACCGCGAACGGGAAGGTGAATCGCAGGGCCCTGCCGGAGCCGCAGTTCTCCGGTGGTGAGCACCGGGCTCCGCGGACGCCGTTGGAGAAGGTGTTGTGCGGTGTCTTCGCCGAGGTGCTGGGTGTGGGCTCCGTCGGCGTCGATGATTCGTTCTTCGATCTGGGTGGCGATTCGATCGTTGCTATTCAGTTGGTGTCGCGGGCGCGTGCGGCGGGGGTGGGGTTCTCGCCGCGTGATGTGTTCCGGTGGCGGGCGGTCGAGGCGCTGGCGGGCGTGGCGCAGACCGCGAGTGTGGGTGTGGTGGCCGAGGCGGTCGGTGAGTCCCTGGGCGAGGTCCCCTCGACACCGGTGATGTCGCTGTTCGCGGAGCGGGGTGGTCCGGTCGACGGGTTCTACCAGTCGATGGGCGCCCGTGTTCCCTCTGGCACCCAGTTCCCGCAGGTTGAGCGGTCGGTGCAGGCGGTTCTGGATCACCATGACGCGTTGCGGATGTGTGCGGTACTCGAAGGCGATCGTTGGGAGCTGACGGTTCCGGCGGCGGGTGCCCTGCGTGCCGGGTCCATCCTGCGTCGTGTGGATGTGGCTGGCCTGTCCCGTGACGCGGTGGCGGGTGTGGTGGTCGAGGAGCGGGTGGCGGCTCAGGGTCGTCTTGTCCCGGCCGACGGCGTTCTGGTGCAGGCGGTGTGGTTCGATGCCGGTCCTGCTGCTGAGGGTTTGTTGCTGTTGGTGGTTCATCACTTGGTGGTGGACGGGGTGTCGTGGCGGATTCTGGTGCCGGATGTCGAGGCGGCGCTGGCTGCTGTGGTGGCGGGTCGTGAGGTGGAGCTGGCGGCGGTCGCGACGTCGTTCCGTCGCTGGGCGCGTCAGTTGGCCGGTGAGGCCGAGGTCCGTGCGGGTGAGCTGGCACTGTGGCAGCGGGTCGCGCGGACCGCGGACCCGTTGCTGGGAGCGCGTGGTCTGGATCCGTTGGTGGACGTGGCTTCTTCTGCTGGGCAGTTGGAGGTGCGGTTGCCGGTGGAGGTGGCCGGTCCGCTGCTGGGAGCTGTGGCCTCTGCGTTCCGTGGTGAGGTCAATGACGTCCTGCTGACGGGTCTGTCGCGTGCGGTGAACCGTTGGCGCGGTACGGACGGGCCCGTGCTCGTAGACCTCGAAGGCCATGGCCGTGAGGAGGTTGCGGCTGGTCTGGATGTGACGCGGACGGTGGGGTGGTTCACCACGGTCTATCCGGTCTCGCTGGAGCCCGGCTTGGGAGATGTGGGTTCGTCGGTCAAGCGGGTCAAGGAGCAGCTCCGCGAGATCCCCGACAAGGGCATCGGTTACGGACTCCTGCGCTACTGCAACGAACAGACCGCACCCGAACTGGCGGGCTCCTCTCCACAGATCGGCTTCAACTACCTCGGGCGCTTCCAGACTGGTGCGCACTCCGAGGGAGCGCTGACGCAGGCCGCCGGGCTCTCCTTCGGGACCGACGCGGGGATGCCGCTGGCGCACGTGGTGGAGGTGAACGCGCTCGCGGAGGATTCGGGTGAGGGTCCGGAGCTGCGGGCGGTGTGGTCGTGGGCGGGTGAGCTGCTGTCCGAGGAGCGGGTGGCCGAGCTCGCGCAGGCTTGGTTCGAGGAGCTGACCGCCCTGGTCCAGGCAGTCACCGAAGGCGCTGCCGGCGGGCGCACTCCGTCCGACTTCCCGCTGGTGAAGCTGGAACAGGCCGAGATCGAGGCCCTGGAGTCAGAACTCGCCGTCGCTGGAATCGGATTGGGGGACATCCATTCGCTGTCGCCGCTGCAGGAGGGCCTGGCCTTCCACGCGGGGTATGACCAGGATCAGGCCGACGTCTATGTCGCGCAGTGGGTCTTGGCGCTGACCGGAGTGGTCGACGCCGGCCGACTGCGCGATGCCATGGGCGCACTGCTGGACCGGCACGCGAACTTGCGGTCCGGGTTCCGGCAGTCCGTGGTGGGTGCGGCGTATCAGGTCGTTCCTGCGGGGGTCGAGGTTCCGTTCCGGGTGGTGGATGTGTCGGGTGCGGCCGATGCTGAGGCCGCTGTGCGGGAGCTGGCGGAGGAGGAGCGGGCGTGTCCGTTCAGCCTGGATGAACCGCCGCTGCTGCGGCTGGTGCTGGCCAAGCTGGGCGAGAGCCGCTACCGGCTGGTGTTCACCAACCACCACATTCTGCTGGACGGTTGGTCGATGCCGGTCCTGTTCGGCGAGCTGTTCACCCTCTACCGCCAGGGCTCCGGCGGACTGGCTGCCGTACGTCCGTACCGCGACTACCTCTCGTGGCTGGCCGGTGCGGATCGTGGTGCGGCGGAGGCTGCCTGGCGGGAGGCGCTGGAAGGCATCGGTGAGCCGACGCTGGTGGCTCCTGCCTACCGGCAGGCGGCTTCGCGGGTGCCGGCGCGGTTGTATGCGGGGTTGGGGGAGGCGGCGTCTGCGGCGTTGTCTGGGCTGGCACGTGAGTGGGGCGTCACCGTCAACACCCTCGTGCAGGCCGCGTGGGGTGTGCTGATCGCCGGTGTCACCGGACGCAGCGACGTGGTCTTCGGTGCGGTGGTCTCGGGGCGTCCGGCGGAGCTGCCGGGTGTGGAGAGCATGGTCGGCCTGTTCATCAACACCCTCCCGGTGCGGGTGCGTCTGGAGCGGGGCGATTCGCTGGCCGGGCTGGTGCGGCGGCTGCAGGACGAGCAGGCGGGACTCCTCCCGCACCACCACCTCGGACTCACCGAGATACAGCAGCTGATCAGCACCGGGCAGCTCTTCGACACCCTCACCGTCTACGAGAACTTCCCGCTGGACGACATGGGCTCCACGGGCGCGGGTACCTCCTCGGACCCGCACGAGCGAGACCTGCAGACCTCCATCGTCGGCGGTCTCGACGCGGCGCACTATCCGCTCGCCCTGGCAGCCGCGATGCCGACCGGCGACAACCTGCAACTTCGGCTGGACTATCAGGAGGCTGCCTTCACGGAGGTGGAGGCGCAGAAGCTCTTCGATCGCTTCCGGTATCTCCTCCAGGCGTTCGCTGCCGAGCCGGAGGCGGCTGTCGATGGTCTTGACCTGCTGCTTCCTGTCGAGCGGGAGTTGCTGGCGCGTTGGAATGACACGGGGGCCGAGGTGCCTTCCGGGACGTTGCCCGAGCTGTTCGCGGCGCAGGCGGCGCGTACGCCCGAGGCGGTCGCGGTGGTCTGCGGTGACTCTGCGGTGACCTATGCGGAGCTGGATGCGTGGTCGAATCGTCTGGCGCGGCATCTGGTGGGGCGGGGTGTGGGGCCGGGGCGGTTCGTGGCCAGTCCGTTCGGTGACGGGCGGCGGATGTATCGCACGGGTGACCTGGCGCGGTGGTCCGCTTCGGGCGAGTTGGTGTATGCCGGGCGTGCGGACGATCAGGTGAAGGTGCGTGGTATCCGTATCGAGCTGGGTGAGGTGGAGTCCGCTCTCCAGGCGCATCCGGCCGTGGGCAAGGCCGTGGTGATCGCCCGCGAGGGACAGGGCGCCGCCGGCACGCAGCTGGTCGGATACGTCGTTCCCGCCGAAGGGCACGCCGAGGAAGTCGGCGGTCGGGACCTGCGTGGTTTTGTGGCCGAGCGGCTGCCGGACTACATGGTCCCGGCGGTGGTCATGCTCCTGGACGCGCTGCCGCTGATGCCGAACGGCAAGCTGGACCGAGCGTCGCTCCCGGAGCCGGAGTTCACCGGCGGTATCTACCGGGCGCCGAGCACCGAGCAGGAAACAGTCCTGTGCGGACTGTTCGCCGAGATCCTGGGCCGGGACACCATCGGCGTCGACGACTCCTTCTTCGACCTGGGCGGACACTCACTGCTCGCCACCCGCCTCACCTCCCGGATCCGCACCGCGCTCGGCGTGGAACTGGGGGTCCGTACGGTGTTCGAGGCGCCCACGGTGGCGGGCCTCGCCGAACGGCTGCGGGGCGGCGGCGGAGCGCGCCCCGCGCTCGTCGCGACCGAGCGTCCGGAGCGGCTGCCGCTGTCGTACGCCCAGCGTCGCCTCTGGTTCCTGAACGAGTTCGAGGGCCCGAGCGCCGCCTACAACATCCCGATCGCGCTGCGCCTCACCGGAGAGGTGGACGTCGACGCGCTGCGGGCCGCGCTCACCGACGTGGTGGGCCGGCACGAGAGCCTGCGCACCCTGATCGCCGTCGACGGGGCCGGAGTGCCGTACCAGCAGGTGCTCCCGAAGGACGAGGTGTGCCTGGAGCTTCCCTCGCTGACCGTGGCCGCGGACGACGCGACGGACGCGGTGGCGACCGTCGCCGCACACGAGTTCGACCTGTCGACGCAGATCCCCGTCCGCGCCGCACTGCTCGAACTCGCCGCCGGGGAGCGCGAAGAGCCCAAGGGGCCCGCGCAGCAGATCCTGGTGGTGGTCGTCCACCACATCGCCGGTGACGGTGAGTCGCTGGCCCCGCTGGCCCGCGACCTCGTCGACGCCTACACGGCGCGCCGCGACGGCCGGGCACCGCAGTGGGCCGACCTGCCCGTCCAGTACGCCGACTACGCCCTCTGGCAGCAGCGGCTGCTGGGTGACGAGAACGACCCGGAGAGCAGGCTCTCCGCCCAGTTCAGCTACTGGCAGGGCGAGTTGACGGGGGTCCCGCAGTCGCTGCGACTGCCCGCCGACCGGCCGCGGCCCGCCGTGGCCAGCCGTCGCGGGGACCGGGTGGAGTTCACGATCGAGCCGGCGCTCCTCACCGGCGTCGAGAACCTCGCCCGTCGCCGGGGCGCCACGGTGTCGATGGTGCTCCAGTCGGCGCTCGCCGTGCTCCTCGGACGGCTCGGCGGCGGTGACGACATCACGATCGGCTCCCCGATCGCGGGACGGATGGACGAGGCCCTGGCCGATCTGGTCGGGTTCTTCGCGAACACGTGGGTGCTGCGCGCGGACCTGTCCGGCGACCCGACCTTCGAAGAGGTCGTCGACCGGGTGCGGGACAAGGCGTTGACGGCGTACGACCACCAGGACGTGCCCTTCGAGCGGCTCGTGGAGCTGCTCAACCCGGAGCGCTCCACAGCCCACCACCCGCTGTTCCAGGTGATGTTCACCTGGCAGAACGGGACCAGGCCCGACTTCGACCTGCCCGGCCTGCACGTGGGCTTCGAACCGGTGTCGGCCGAGTCGGCGAAGTTCGACCTGACCTTCGGGCTGATCGAGGTGGACGGCCCCGACGGCCGTTGCGTGTACGGCAGCGTCGAGTACGCGACCGACCTGTTCGACCGCGCCACGGTGGGCACCGTCGCGGAGCGGCTCGTCCGCGTGCTGCGGCACGTGGCGGCCGAGCCGGGCGTGCCGGTCGCCGACGTGCGGCTCCTCGACGACACCGAGCTGCGTGAACTGACCGCCCCCGCGCGGCAGACGGTGCCGGTGCGGGACACGGTGGTATCGCGGTTCGAGCGGCAGGCAGGTGCCACCCCGGACGCGGTCGCGGTGACGTACGAAGGTGTGTCGCTCACGTACCGCGAGCTGAACGAGCGCGCCAACCGGCTGGCGCGGCTGCTGATCGAGCGGGGCGCGGGCCCCGAGCGCTTCGTGGCGCTGCGGATGCCGCGCAGCGAGGAACTCGTGGTGGCGGTGCTCGGCGTGCTGAAGTCGGGTGCGGCGTACGTGCCGATCGACCCGGCGTACCCGGCCGAGCGCATCGCGTACGTACTGGAGGACGCGCGACCGGTGCTGACGGTGACGCCCGACGTCCTCGCGGAGAGCGCCGCGCACGGCACAGGCGACCCGGGCGTGGAGCCGGCCGCGGCACACCCCGCGTACGTGATCTACACCTCCGGGTCCACGGGCAAGCCCAAGGGCGTGGTGGTGCCGCACGGCAACGTCGTGCGCCTGATGGACGCGACGGACGGCTGGTTCGCGTCCGGTCCCGACGACGTGTGGACGCTGTTCCACTCCTACGCCTTCGACTTCTCCGTCTGGGAGCTGTGGGGAGCCCTGCTGTACGGCGGCCGGGTCGTCGTCGTCCCGTACGGGACGAGCCGCTCGCCGGAGGACTTCCTGGCCCTGCTGGCCGACGAGGCCGTCACGATGCTCAGCCAGACGCCGTCGGCGTTCTACCAGCTGATGGCGGCCGACCGGGAGCGCCCCGAACTGGGAGACCGGCTCCGGCTGCGCACGGTGGTGTTCGGCGGCGAGGCGCTGGACCTCGGACGGCTCGCCGACTGGTACGCGCGACACCCCGAGGACGCGCCGTCGCTGGTGAACATGTACGGCACCACCGAGACGACCGTGCACATCACCCACGTCGAGCTGGACGCGGCGGTCGCCGCTTCGGCGTCCGGTTCGGTGGTCGGCGTACCCATCCCCGACCTGGCCGTCTACGTGCTGGACGAGCGGCTGCGGCCGACGCCCGCGGGCGTGCCCGGCGACCTGTACGTGGCGGGCGCGGGGCTGGCCCGCGGCTACCTCAACCGGCCGGCCCTGACGGGTGAGCGCTTCGTGGCCGACCCGTACGGCGGGCCGGGGGAGCGGATGTACCGGACCGGCGACACCGGCAGGCGGCTTCCCGACGGCAGGCTGGAGCACCTCGGTCGCAGCGACGAGCAGGTGCAGCTGCGGGGCTTCCGCATCGAGCCGGGCGAGATCGAGGCCGCACTGCTCGCCTGCCCCCAGGTGAGCCAGGCCGCGGTGGTGGTCCGTGAGGGCCGCGGCAGCGGCGGACAGCAACTGGTCGGCTATGTGGTGCCGACGGCCGCCGGCGCCGACCTGGACGCGGTGCGCGCGTTCGTGGCGGGGCGGCTGCCCGATTACATGGTGCCGTCCGCGCTCGTCGTCCTGGACGCCATTCCGCTGACGCCGAACGGAAAGCTGGACCGCAAGGCCCTGCCCGAGCCGCAGTTCACCGCCCGCACCCACAGGGCGCCGCGCGACGCGCGGGAGCAGGCGCTGTGCGCGGTGTTCGCCGAGGTCCTCGGCCTCGACCGGGTGGGGATCGACGACGACTTCTTCACCATCGGCGGTGACAGCATCCGCTCCATCCAGATCGTCGCCCGGTCCCGGGCGCTGGGTGTGGAGGTCAGCCCCCGTGAGGTGTTCGAGCACCGCACCGTGGCGGGTCTCGCGGAGATCGCCGCGACGCGTGAGGGCACCGGCGGGCCGGTCGTCCTCGCCGAGCTGGAAGGCGGCGGTGTGGGCTGGTCGCCGCTGACGCCGGTGGAGAGGTACCTCCTCGAGCTGGGCGGCGGCTACGGCCGCTACCAGCAGTCGATCGTCGTCGAACTGCCCGACGGCATCGACGCGGACAGCCTGGCGGCCACCGTCGCCGCGGTCCTGGACACCCACGACGTCCTGCGCGCCACGCTGGTGCTCGGCGACGGCGGGGGACTGGTGATGGGAGCGCCCGGATCGGTGCGCGCCCACGACCTGATCCACCGGGTGCCCTGCGACGGCCGGTGGGGTGAAGAGCCCTGGGCACGCCTTCTGGAGCAGGAGGCCGACGCGGCCGCGGGTCGGTTCGACCCCGTGGCGGGCGTGCTCGCGCAGTTCGTGTGGTTCGACCCCTCGGACGCGTCGGGCTTTTCGGATGCCGTGGGTGGCGGGCGTCTGCTGATCGCCCTGCACCACCTCGTGGTGGACGGCGTGTCGTGGCGCATCCTGCTGCCCGACTTCGCCGCAGCCTGGGAGCAGGTGCGGGCGGGCGAGGACCCCGTACTGCCCGGTGTGGTCACCTCGATGCGCCGCTGGAGCCACGCGCTGGCCGAGGAGGCCGTCAAGCCCTCCCGCACGGCCGAACTCCCGCTGTGGAAGGCCGTGCTCGACGGGCCCGACCCGCTGATCGGATCCCGCCCCGTGGACCCCGCGGCAGACGTGATGTCCACCGTGGACACCGTCCGGGTGCAGCTCACCGCCGAGGTGACGGAGGCCGTGCTGACGGCGGTGCCCTCGGCGTTCCACGGTGGTGTGAATGACGGGTTGCTGGCGGCGTTGGCGCTGGCTCTGGCGAAGTGGCGTGAGGGCCGCGGTGTGTCGGAGTCTTCGGCGCTGATCCGTCTGGAGGGCCACGGTCGTGAGGAGGAGGTGGTTCCCGGGGCGGATCTGTCGCGTACGGTCGGCTGGTTCACGAGCATGTTCCCGGTGCGTCTGGATGTGGCCGGGTTCGAGGTGGACGAGGCGCTGGCCGGTGGTCCGGCTGCCGGGGGTGTGCTCAAGGCGGTCAAGGAACAGCTGCTCGCCATTCCCGACAAGGGCATCGGCTACGGCCTGCTGCGCCACCTCAACCCGGACACCGCGCCGCAGCTGGCGGAGACGGGGATGGGCCAGATCGGCTTCAACTACCTCGGC